Part of the Georgenia sp. TF02-10 genome, CGCCCCACGAGCGTCGGGTCGACGCCGGTGGGGCGGGGGCTGGGTTCGGGCACGTCTCTCAGGGTAGAGGAGGCGGCCCGGGGGCCTCAGCGGGTCTCGCGGTGCGCGGTCTTGGCGTTGCAGCGCGGGCAGTACTTCTGCAGCTCGAGCCGGTCGGGGTTGTTCCGGCGGTTCTTCTTGGTGATGTAGTTGCGCTCCTTGCACACCTCGCAGGCGAGGGTGATCTTGGGGCGGACATCGGTGGACTTGGCCACGTCGGTTCCTCACGTTCGGGTCGGTTCGGCACGTTCGGCGCGGCCGTGCGGCCGCGGGGGTCGGGCCGGTAGCGGGGGCG contains:
- the rpmG gene encoding 50S ribosomal protein L33 produces the protein MAKSTDVRPKITLACEVCKERNYITKKNRRNNPDRLELQKYCPRCNAKTAHRETR